cagtgaaccaaAGACATTAAGGTGAAAGTCAGAAGTTTCCTTTCACCAAACAACACACCTGGTTGCTTCTTTGCAAGTCTTGCACTTTGTGGGCAAATTCCTTGGCCTCACGATGACACTGATGTTCAAGCTTCTCCACCTTCCGCTGGATCTTCTCATCCAGTTGCTTCAGTTCCTCTATATGACTCTCAAATTCGTCTAACAGCCTATCACAGAGGAAAGAAGGTGTGTACAAACAGAATGTCCCCCTGGTCTAAATAACCCATTAAAAAACCTTAATAAACAACTAGTAAAACATGCAAAAATATGCTTCACGTACAGTAGAGAAGTAATTACGTACCAAAAGGTTAAATCTGTCCCACTGACCTCACAGTTACAGTAAATAGTTACAGAATAGTGCCAAATGCTTAATTCCTGGGTCCCCAGACTTAAGAAGCTCTGAAAACTAGCAGCTTCGTCAGCTGCATTTTAAGTGCCATTAGGACTGCAAAGCAAATGTTCTAAGTCAGCACCACATTTCACAGAAAATGAAACATCCCAAAATGATGAGTGTATAATCTTCTGACTAATTCCTTCAGCAGCAGCTACAGCTTAAAGACATCTCCCATCCCTTCCCAACAGACACTCATTCCCTGGCTGGTGACTCACAGTATGGTGGCCTCCACAGATATGTTGTCTCTAACTCTTCACTAAGAGCTTCCAAGGCGGTAGCGGCAACAGTTTGTGGTAGAAGTAGATAAGGCAGGATGGATCTACAGTACAGTTAAACtgttttggcatttttgcttACAAGATGCAACTCTGTCCCCGAGAGTAAACATCATAAACATGGGAGAAAAGCATGCAAAGGATttgtaaacatatttatttCTCAATTTTCTCCAACCCATCAAAAACTAAATTAGTGCAGAGGAAGTCAAAATGAGCTTTGGTAAGTGCAGGCGGCTTAACATACTTTAAACAATGTATATATGGACAGGTAGAAATCATATATCAAATTTTACACTAAAAACTAAATGTTCAAGCATTTCtagccattttaagtatatGGTCGAGAAAGCTTAATCCAAATTAAGGGGCACTGTGGTAAATATTTGAAAAGATTCGGCATCAATTATTGTGAAAGAGAAACAATGGATGAAAAACGGCTGTAATATTATGTTATACTTTTATAAGAAAGTGGACATAACGAAAAAGACTGTGTTGAAAAACGGGTGTAAGTGTTTGATAAAAGCATAGatcaacaaacatttttttccaataGTCCTCAATAAGGTCAGATTAGAAAATTATGCAAGGAAGAgtccacaataaaaaaaaaaatatattacatCTCTATTCTTTACTTAAAAGAATTGTACTTAAGAGGTCAAGCTGTATTCTTGTTTCAATCAAGACCAAGCAAACATCGCTGATTCTTCCTTTTCTTGGACAATGCTGATGTGCCTTTGCCTTTGTTTGTGCACAAGAAGTGAATCAACATTTCATGGTTGAGGTTATTTTTCAGTGGATTCTTGACAAAGCATGCCTTTAAGTGATGGGAAGAAATCTGGCCATTTCATGTCACTCACACCCCGAACATGGTTGTTTATTCAAAAAGCACATAGATTGTACCGTGTATGAGTAAACCTTATGTGAACCTATTTTGAAAACCGTGTCTGTCGCTGAGTTCTTTACTAAGCAAAACGTGCATAAAAGCCAGAGACACAGAAAGTATGTGAAAGTTTTCTTGAACAAATTATGTGTACTTTAATGTGACATTCCACTTATTTATGGCCTCATAATGTGGAGGAGGCGTGGGGATTTTGTAGCCCTCTGTGAAAGTAAATGACAGGTGACACTACCTTTTGGGGTCAAATGCCTCAGCTCCTCCTTTAGAGCCTCCGCCAGGAGTCCTCCATGCCAACCTTTCAATGTACTCATCTGCATCAAAGGGCTCCTATATGGggacagaaagcagccagagaAGTGACGATTACCCCCCAAACATGGCCAAATAAAGCGATGCTGAGAGGGACACATGCTTTGCTCTCTGATGAAGCCTTACACTGAGGATAAACGCGTTAATTTTACTGCACAGTCAAAAAGACATTGCCATTTCCTCAAATACGCAAACTCATGCAAATAAAACATGTGTCCTCTTTTCTTTCTACGTTACGACATGGAGCCAACATAGTCCCAACTGCATGCGCCGGTACTAATATTTACTTACACACTATGATAATAAATAAGATCAGGGACCGTTTAGCTACCGTTAATGATAGATAGCCACTTGCTAGCCTATTAGCTAAAACAGCTTGAAACAGTCATTTTACCTCGAACAGCTGAGCGGTTGTCGCCATGTTTCGGATTCAGCTGGCGGCGCTGTGCAGTTTAATTTTTAGGAGGAGGAACCCTAAGTCACCATACAGCCGACTTCCGCAAGGATTTGTGGATTTCGCACAGTTTTGCCCTTTGTTGACAGCTAGCTTGTTAATAATACAGCTTCCTGTATGGGAGAGAAGGGTGGGGACAGATGCTCGAAAGTGCGCATGCGTAGAGGTCGGCTGATTGGCCAGTTGTCACATGAGAGAACTGCAGGAAGTAGGTCGTTGCTTCTATGATATTTATCGAGTGAGGAGAAATACACGTAAAAATGTACACGGAAAGATGTGAATATGGATTTATGAGGTCATAAATATCATAATAGGCATAAAGTTGAAGTCTTTGTTGCAGCCGGATAAATGAGTTTGCGCGCTTTGTGGATTATTTCTCAGGAGAAAGGAGAAAATGTGAGAGTACGCTTTTCAAGGTTTGTAACTGGCTTGTTATTGTTCTCATAGATGCATCttctgttttgatctcaaaTGCGAGATCAGAAGGTTCACTGTCACACTGTAGGTAATTATATTTTGTTATGTCTTGACCCCCCACATACACAGGAAGTTTCCCACAGTGGAACACCGTGCAAAGATCCTGTCTGGTTCTTCATACGTAGCAGTCCCAGAGGAGAGCAACTTCCTGCAGCTCCTGCTCACTGAGTTGGGGCTTTCAGACTCAAGCAAGTCTTATGTAGCTCTCAGAGATGATTGCCTTTACCGTCAACGATCCCCGGCCCTGGAGCTGCATATTGATCTTCCTGGAAAGGGAACACTTTGGCCCGTGTTGGCCATCTCTCAGGGGTCTCTCATCTTTGCTTGCCTGCCATTAGTGGATGTCCCTCCTGAGCCGCGGACACCTCTGGCTAGCCTGCTGTCAGTCTCGCAGTGTCTGACACTGCTTGCAGGCCTGCAGACTTTTCTTCTTGGCTCAGGGAGTAAATCCGATAGTGAGGGGCTAGTTTCTCGTCTGGCAATGTTGCCCTCTGTCCTCCTGCAGGTTTGTCCACTTGGCACACCCCTTGATGTGCCATTAGTGGGGGCACCTTCAACCCCCACAGTGCCCACCTCCGCTGGCATCCAGAAGCAGCCAGCCTGGAAGACTGGCCAACACCGGGGTCGAGCTGCGGTGAACGTCGCACTGGTGGAAACAGTACGCTCCATGCAGTATGGTAACCAGAGCAGACAAGACTTATGGGATGTTTATGGCACTGTTACATGCAAAGTAAGTGCACAATGTaaagaaaacaagcaaatgCCATACcatttcacacatttctttATCATCATTCTGTCCTTCTGTCAACAGTGTGAAGTAGAGGGGGTTCTCCCAAATGTGACAGTGACCCTCTCACTGCCACCAAATGGTTCCCCACTGCAGGACATCCTGGTCCATCCCTGTGTCACCTCACTGGATTCTAGTATCCTGACTGCCAGCAGTGTGGATAGTTATGACGGCTCAGCTTTCTCTGGACCATATAAATTCCCCTTCTCCCCTCCTCTCGAGCCATTCAGATTATGCAGTTATACTTCACAGGTATAAATGCCAATACAAGGCCAAGGAGATTAATAATCACATGCATAAGCATTCATTTTCAAAAGGAGTCCTTGTTTCAATTTTCCATCAGGTTCCTGTTCCCCCCATCCTGGGTTCATATCAACTGAAGGAAGAGGAGAACGAGCTACATGTGTCAGTTGCCCTCAAACTTCACGagagtgtgaaaaacagctttgaGTACTGTGAGGCCCATTTGCcattcttcaacaggtaaaaaaaaaaaaaaaaaaaaaaaagcattcatgGACAAAACTGTTAAAAGCCTCTTGCACTGAGCTATCTTTGTAAGCAGCATGTAATCCTGTCAGCCAGTCAGAaaattctgtgtttttatttttattcaaaatggaTTCTGATTATAAATCTTTATATAAGTAAtaattcatttgaatgaatgaaatctTGGTGTCACGATTTTCAAGTACAAAAATATTAAAGTATAAATTGAACTTTTAAATACGTTTAAATAAAAGATCAATTTTCAGCGTTTATCTCAGAATAAAAT
This region of Odontesthes bonariensis isolate fOdoBon6 chromosome 17, fOdoBon6.hap1, whole genome shotgun sequence genomic DNA includes:
- the ap5m1 gene encoding AP-5 complex subunit mu-1, producing the protein MSLRALWIISQEKGENVRVRFSRKFPTVEHRAKILSGSSYVAVPEESNFLQLLLTELGLSDSSKSYVALRDDCLYRQRSPALELHIDLPGKGTLWPVLAISQGSLIFACLPLVDVPPEPRTPLASLLSVSQCLTLLAGLQTFLLGSGSKSDSEGLVSRLAMLPSVLLQVCPLGTPLDVPLVGAPSTPTVPTSAGIQKQPAWKTGQHRGRAAVNVALVETVRSMQYGNQSRQDLWDVYGTVTCKCEVEGVLPNVTVTLSLPPNGSPLQDILVHPCVTSLDSSILTASSVDSYDGSAFSGPYKFPFSPPLEPFRLCSYTSQVPVPPILGSYQLKEEENELHVSVALKLHESVKNSFEYCEAHLPFFNRAQMGVVDVKVSSGQLDVSKEKNLLAWTLGQKFPKSREVTMEGKIIFSGPTPGPSDALCTQLTAYIKLYFKVPDMTLSGCCVDQHSVQVYSSAKPRIVTSRELQSKEYFIWNSTGAAPVSSGQMMM